A stretch of DNA from Sebastes umbrosus isolate fSebUmb1 chromosome 14, fSebUmb1.pri, whole genome shotgun sequence:
catgtaaattatgtacatgatgctacaatataataacacaatatatgtagagaaatagaagtaaataatacaaataagaaatgagaatataagaagtatgtacacatatttacatatttaattatttatttcttggCTTCTATTGTAAAGTGAATACCTGGTTATCTTTGGTTAATATTTGTCATCATTATAACacaatttatcaattaaattgttactgaaatataaataaaaactaagatTAGCTTCAGTCCTGTAATATAAACCCACTCATCATATACATTTCTTCCAAGattcattgattttttaaaattctttattttatttatgcaaCACAATACTGTGaataagataaatatatataataaaggtAGTaaaataagcagtaataaataagaatatgcACTATTTACCCCCACTAAAGAGagggtttaaataaataaattattcgATCAGAGGTaaaagaagtactcagatcagtgtggaaatactctgttacaggtaTTACAAttttagtaaaagtacaaaagtataatgtacttaaagtaccaaaagtaaaagtactcattctgcagaatagtctatattatattatagtattctaatgattgatgcattaatgtcttcgtcatttaaatgttgcagctggtaaatatgaagctatttttaatgactttatataccactgctagtttaatctataataatatatcttcatttattagtttattagattttatattaataacCTAAATATGCTAAGTAATTAAAGTTTtcagataaatataaaaagtacagtatttccttctgagatgtagtggagtagaagtagaaagtagcagaaaatgtaaatactcaaagACACAGTACTTcagagtaccagtaccagtatcTGAGGTGTAACTTGTACTTTGTCCCTGCAGGTTACGCCCGTATCGTGTTGGCCCTGCTGTCCTTCTACCTGATGCCCAGCTGTCCGTGGCCCGCCATCTTCTGCTACCTGCTCAGCGCTCTGCTGGACGCCTTCGACGGCCACGCCGCCCGGGCGCTCAATCAGTGTACGTACCCGTCACCTCGCTTTCAGTGTCTCTTTTAAATCTCTCTGAACATTTCCCCGTCACCGTCCAGCGTCTCAGTCCAGACGAGAGATCATCTGAGCTGATAGAAATCTGATTTATTGTGAACACACAGAAGGAATCTGACTCACTGTactcaaacagaaaaacatcaaacagataaaatcatcaagagaagaaaaactaaacattCTGTTCATACATGTTTCTTGATGTCTTCTTTCTTTCAGCCACTAAGTTCGGAGCCATGATGGACATGCTGACGGACCGCTGTGCCACCATGTGTCTGCTGGTCAACCTGTCCCTGCTCTACCCGTCCTACACCATCCTGTTCCAGGTCAGCATGTGTGTGGACATCGCCAGCCACTGGCTGCACCTGCACAGGTACGTCTTCCCCAAGAGAcgcctctctctcgctctctctcgctctctctctctctctcgctctctctctattcAGTAGTAGTAATTCCGTTAATCTGCTGCTCTCTTCATCtgttttcttctgttgttttttattttctcagctCAACAATAAAAGGATCGACCAGCCACAAAACCATCGACCTATCCGGCAACCCCGTCCTCCGAATCTACTACACGTCCAAGgtgagcagcacacacacacacacacacacacacacacacacagagatgctgTACATCATGCTGTAAATCTAAAGAGAAGGAGAATGACTGTTAGTGTTTGTCTCCTGCAGCCTGTGCTATTTGTGATGTGCGCCGGGAACGAgctcttcttctgtctcctctacctcctccatcACATCCAGGAACCTGCAGGTAACATGTTCCTCCTGCTCAGCCTCTAATGGACGCAGCAGCTTCATATACaaacatttcatggttccagATTAGCTAATATTGACATATTTCACTTATATTCtcatatattttactaatacGTTTCCCAAAAACtttggatattttttggacatttttcacatattttactaatatttttcctacattttttggatatttttcaaatatttttcacatactcTTTTGGAcgtttttcacatattttactaataatttttcgcatatttttcatatagttatctgacatttttcacgttttactaattattttcctacatttcttcacatatttattggacatttttcatttatatgtttcacatattttactaataatttttattttactaatgATTTTCCTAAAttgttttggatatttttcatacattttgtggacatttttcacttatatttttcacatattttactaatattctTTGGCTATTTTTCgcatatttttcatatatttatctgacatttttcacgTCTTACTAATTATTTTCCtacattttttcacatatttttagtgacatttttcatttatatttttcacatattttactaataactttctgacattttaccaATGATTTTCCTAAATTGTTTCGGATATTTTTCCCagattttttggacattttttacttatattttcaaagattttactaataatttttcggacatttttcaaatattttctttttacatattttgctaataagttttggaaatttttgcttatatttttcacatattttattaatagtttttggacatttttcacatattttacttataattttctgacatttttcatatatttttcatgtattttctcatgtatttttatgaatgtttctgacatttttcacataattAACTAATAAATTTCACTGGCTCTACTGTCTGTACTCCAGTCATAGTaaccccctctctctttttctgtctgtctgtctgtctgtctgtgctgcAGCGTGGCTCTACTGGCTGCAGGGACTCTGCGGGACGATCTGCCTGCTGAAGACCGGCATCAGCCTCGTGCACCTCATCACCGCCTCCCAGAACATGGCCGCCCTCGACGCCGCTGAGCGAGAGCAGCATGTGAAGacgcagtgagag
This window harbors:
- the cdipt gene encoding CDP-diacylglycerol--inositol 3-phosphatidyltransferase; the encoded protein is MAQENIFFFVPNLIGYARIVLALLSFYLMPSCPWPAIFCYLLSALLDAFDGHAARALNQSTKFGAMMDMLTDRCATMCLLVNLSLLYPSYTILFQVSMCVDIASHWLHLHSSTIKGSTSHKTIDLSGNPVLRIYYTSKPVLFVMCAGNELFFCLLYLLHHIQEPAAWLYWLQGLCGTICLLKTGISLVHLITASQNMAALDAAEREQHVKTQ